From Bernardetia sp.:
CCCCATCACCCCTACCATATTGACAGGATTAATGATAACTTCTGCATTAGATTCTAAAATATTTCCTTTGGTGTAGTTCATAGAGTATTTAGTCTTGTTTCAATATTTACATTGATAGAGTTACCATCTTTTGAGTGAATATATAATTTCTGTCATAAAAAAAACGGCTTTTTTCTAAGAAGCCGTTTTTTATAAATCATACTTTATTTAAAAAGTATTTAGAATTTTAGGTTCAAGCCCAATTGTAAAATAGAGATACCATAACCAAGCTCTCCAAATACACCTATGTTGTCTGTAAATCTATATCTAGCACCTAAGAAACCAGACCAAGCAAAACCACTAGCTGTAGCACCTGTGAAGTCATCATCTCCTGTAAAAGAAACAATATTGTACCCCAATAAAGCTCCAACATAAGGATCGAAACGTTCGTTGTTTACATTAAAGTGGTAAGCACCTCTTGCGCCTAAAATAGTATAGTTGTATCCCCAGTCATCAAAACCATCAATTTTGGTCGAAGCATAAGCTGCATAACCACCAACACTGATATTGTCAGTTACTCCATACTCTACACTAAGTCCTACTGGAGGGATGGCTTGAGAAGTTCCACTACCAAAGAAGGTTGGCAAAAGACCAACACCTAAGTTTACATCTAGTTGCCCTTGTTCATATTGCGCCTGTGCAGAAGATAGTGTAAAAACAAATAATAAAGACAAGATTGAAGAAACAAATAATTTTCTCATAAAAACAAGTAAAATAA
This genomic window contains:
- a CDS encoding porin family protein translates to MRKLFVSSILSLLFVFTLSSAQAQYEQGQLDVNLGVGLLPTFFGSGTSQAIPPVGLSVEYGVTDNISVGGYAAYASTKIDGFDDWGYNYTILGARGAYHFNVNNERFDPYVGALLGYNIVSFTGDDDFTGATASGFAWSGFLGARYRFTDNIGVFGELGYGISILQLGLNLKF